One window of the Hoplias malabaricus isolate fHopMal1 chromosome Y, fHopMal1.hap1, whole genome shotgun sequence genome contains the following:
- the LOC136679143 gene encoding leucine-rich repeat and immunoglobulin-like domain-containing nogo receptor-interacting protein 1-B isoform X1 → MTFLQVSSRMVAGEASGHSYLVACWQPILILMLGTVLSGSATGCPSRCDCSAQERSVVCHRRKLIALPEGIPIETRLLDLSKNRLKAINPEEFINYPHLEELQLNENVISVIEPGAFSNLLGLRTLGLRNNKLKLIQLGMFTGLSNLTRLDISENKIVILLDYMFQDLYNLKELEVGDNDLVFISHRAFHGLNSLEQLTMERCNLTSVPTEAFSHIHNLLILKLWNFKVNIIRDYSFRRLYRLKVLEIANWSLLETLTAKSLHGLNITTLSITNCNLTAVPYMAIQHLVYLRSLNLSFNPIEVVEGNKMHNLMRLQVFDLVGGRLAAIEPYSFRGLNYLKVLNVSSNSLSTLEESVFHSVGNLETLGLFDNPLACDCRLWWVFRRRFRLNFNKQQPSCATPKVVEGKEFKSFPDSPPENSFTCQKSQIRDRSELRRPVDEGTTVHFACQADGDPVPVIMWQSPRKQIITTKSVGRLSVSLDGTLEVRYAQIQDNGTYTCIASNAAGNDSRLAHLHVHSYSPNWPHQPNKTFAFISNQPNDSGANGTGRSVPFPFDMKTLIIATTMGFISFLGVVLFCLVLLFLWSRGKGNAKPNIEIEYVPRKVDGEATPTEESHKIRMKMM, encoded by the coding sequence CAGGTAAGCAGCAGGATGGTGGCAGGTGAGGCGAGTGGGCACAGCTACCTAGTAGCATGCTGGCAGCCCATTCTCATCTTGATGCTGGGCACGGTGCTCTCAGGCTCGGCCACAGGATGCCCCTCCCGCTGTGACTGCAGTGCTCAGGAGCGCTCTGTCGTGTGCCACCGCAGGAAACTGATCGCCCTTCCCGAGGGAATACCCATAGAAACACGACTGTTGGACCTGAGCAAGAACCGTTTGAAAGCCATCAACCCTGAGGAGTTCATCAACTATCCTCACCTGGAAGAGTTGCAGCTCAACGAGAATGTAATCTCTGTCATTGAGCCCGGGGCATTTAGCAATCTCTTAGGCCTACGAACGTTGGGACTGCGCAACAACAAGCTGAAGCTCATTCAGTTGGGCATGTTCACTGGTTTGAGCAACCTCACAAGACTGGATATCAGTGAGAATAAAATAGTCATCCTGCTGGACTACATGTTCCAGGACCTTTACAACCTAAAGGAACTGGAGGTAGGAGATAATGACCTGGTATTCATCTCTCATAGAGCCTTTCACGGCCTCAATAGTTTAGAGCAGCTCACCATGGAGAGGTGCAACCTGACCTCTGTGCCCACAGAGGCCTTCAGCCATATTCATAATCTGCTGATACTCAAGCTGTGGAATTTCAAAGTTAACATCATTAGGGACTATTCCTTTCGGAGACTCTACCGCCTGAAAGTGCTAGAGATAGCAAATTGGTCTCTTCTGGAAACCTTGACCGCCAAGTCTCTTCACGGGCTCAACATTACCACGCTGAGTATCACAAACTGCAATCTCACTGCCGTCCCGTACATGGCCATCCAGCACCTTGTGTACCTTCGCTCTCTAAACCTTTCCTTCAATCCCATTGAGGTTGTGGAGGGCAACAAAATGCACAATTTGATGAGGCTCCAGGTGTTCGACTTGGTGGGTGGTCGACTGGCTGCCATTGAGCCTTATTCTTTCAGAGGACTAAACTACCTTAAAGTTCTCAATGTATCCAGCAATAGCCTGAGCACTTTAGAGGAGTCTGTCTTTCACTCCGTCGGCAACCTGGAGACCCTGGGCCTCTTTGACAACCCCTTGGCGTGTGACTGCCGTCTGTGGTGGGTCTTTCGAAGGCGCTTCAGGCTCAATTTCAACAAGCAGCAGCCATCTTGTGCCACGCCCAAGGTTGTGGAGGGGAAGGAGTTTAAAAGCTTCCCAGACAGTCCTCCTGAAAATTCTTTCACTTGCCAGAAATCTCAGATCCGGGATCGCAGTGAACTACGGAGACCTGTAGATGAAGGGACTACAGTTCATTTTGCATGCCAAGCAGATGGGGACCCGGTGCCTGTGATCATGTGGCAATCTCCACGGAAGCAAATCATCACCACCAAAAGTGTTGGACGTCTCTCTGTGTCACTGGACGGCACCCTTGAAGTACGATATGCTCAGATACAAGACAATGGCACATATACATGTATAGCCAGCAATGCAGCAGGTAATGACTCCAGGCTTGCACATTTACATGTCCATAGTTATTCCCCTAACTGGCCCCATCAGCCTAATAAGACATTTGCCTTCATCTCCAATCAGCCCAATGACAGTGGTGCCAATGGGACTGGTAGATCAGTCCCATTCCCATTTGATATGAAGACACTCATCATTGCTACAACTATGGGATTTATCTCTTTCCTTGGAGTGGTGCTGTTCTGTCTtgttctcctcttcctctggaGCCGAGGGAAAGGTAATGCCAAGCCAAACATTGAGATTGAGTATGTGCCACGTAAAGTAGATGGGGAGGCAACTCCAACTGAGGAATCCCATAAGATCAGAATGAAAATGATGTAA
- the LOC136679143 gene encoding leucine-rich repeat and immunoglobulin-like domain-containing nogo receptor-interacting protein 1-B isoform X2 — MTFLVSSRMVAGEASGHSYLVACWQPILILMLGTVLSGSATGCPSRCDCSAQERSVVCHRRKLIALPEGIPIETRLLDLSKNRLKAINPEEFINYPHLEELQLNENVISVIEPGAFSNLLGLRTLGLRNNKLKLIQLGMFTGLSNLTRLDISENKIVILLDYMFQDLYNLKELEVGDNDLVFISHRAFHGLNSLEQLTMERCNLTSVPTEAFSHIHNLLILKLWNFKVNIIRDYSFRRLYRLKVLEIANWSLLETLTAKSLHGLNITTLSITNCNLTAVPYMAIQHLVYLRSLNLSFNPIEVVEGNKMHNLMRLQVFDLVGGRLAAIEPYSFRGLNYLKVLNVSSNSLSTLEESVFHSVGNLETLGLFDNPLACDCRLWWVFRRRFRLNFNKQQPSCATPKVVEGKEFKSFPDSPPENSFTCQKSQIRDRSELRRPVDEGTTVHFACQADGDPVPVIMWQSPRKQIITTKSVGRLSVSLDGTLEVRYAQIQDNGTYTCIASNAAGNDSRLAHLHVHSYSPNWPHQPNKTFAFISNQPNDSGANGTGRSVPFPFDMKTLIIATTMGFISFLGVVLFCLVLLFLWSRGKGNAKPNIEIEYVPRKVDGEATPTEESHKIRMKMM; from the coding sequence GTAAGCAGCAGGATGGTGGCAGGTGAGGCGAGTGGGCACAGCTACCTAGTAGCATGCTGGCAGCCCATTCTCATCTTGATGCTGGGCACGGTGCTCTCAGGCTCGGCCACAGGATGCCCCTCCCGCTGTGACTGCAGTGCTCAGGAGCGCTCTGTCGTGTGCCACCGCAGGAAACTGATCGCCCTTCCCGAGGGAATACCCATAGAAACACGACTGTTGGACCTGAGCAAGAACCGTTTGAAAGCCATCAACCCTGAGGAGTTCATCAACTATCCTCACCTGGAAGAGTTGCAGCTCAACGAGAATGTAATCTCTGTCATTGAGCCCGGGGCATTTAGCAATCTCTTAGGCCTACGAACGTTGGGACTGCGCAACAACAAGCTGAAGCTCATTCAGTTGGGCATGTTCACTGGTTTGAGCAACCTCACAAGACTGGATATCAGTGAGAATAAAATAGTCATCCTGCTGGACTACATGTTCCAGGACCTTTACAACCTAAAGGAACTGGAGGTAGGAGATAATGACCTGGTATTCATCTCTCATAGAGCCTTTCACGGCCTCAATAGTTTAGAGCAGCTCACCATGGAGAGGTGCAACCTGACCTCTGTGCCCACAGAGGCCTTCAGCCATATTCATAATCTGCTGATACTCAAGCTGTGGAATTTCAAAGTTAACATCATTAGGGACTATTCCTTTCGGAGACTCTACCGCCTGAAAGTGCTAGAGATAGCAAATTGGTCTCTTCTGGAAACCTTGACCGCCAAGTCTCTTCACGGGCTCAACATTACCACGCTGAGTATCACAAACTGCAATCTCACTGCCGTCCCGTACATGGCCATCCAGCACCTTGTGTACCTTCGCTCTCTAAACCTTTCCTTCAATCCCATTGAGGTTGTGGAGGGCAACAAAATGCACAATTTGATGAGGCTCCAGGTGTTCGACTTGGTGGGTGGTCGACTGGCTGCCATTGAGCCTTATTCTTTCAGAGGACTAAACTACCTTAAAGTTCTCAATGTATCCAGCAATAGCCTGAGCACTTTAGAGGAGTCTGTCTTTCACTCCGTCGGCAACCTGGAGACCCTGGGCCTCTTTGACAACCCCTTGGCGTGTGACTGCCGTCTGTGGTGGGTCTTTCGAAGGCGCTTCAGGCTCAATTTCAACAAGCAGCAGCCATCTTGTGCCACGCCCAAGGTTGTGGAGGGGAAGGAGTTTAAAAGCTTCCCAGACAGTCCTCCTGAAAATTCTTTCACTTGCCAGAAATCTCAGATCCGGGATCGCAGTGAACTACGGAGACCTGTAGATGAAGGGACTACAGTTCATTTTGCATGCCAAGCAGATGGGGACCCGGTGCCTGTGATCATGTGGCAATCTCCACGGAAGCAAATCATCACCACCAAAAGTGTTGGACGTCTCTCTGTGTCACTGGACGGCACCCTTGAAGTACGATATGCTCAGATACAAGACAATGGCACATATACATGTATAGCCAGCAATGCAGCAGGTAATGACTCCAGGCTTGCACATTTACATGTCCATAGTTATTCCCCTAACTGGCCCCATCAGCCTAATAAGACATTTGCCTTCATCTCCAATCAGCCCAATGACAGTGGTGCCAATGGGACTGGTAGATCAGTCCCATTCCCATTTGATATGAAGACACTCATCATTGCTACAACTATGGGATTTATCTCTTTCCTTGGAGTGGTGCTGTTCTGTCTtgttctcctcttcctctggaGCCGAGGGAAAGGTAATGCCAAGCCAAACATTGAGATTGAGTATGTGCCACGTAAAGTAGATGGGGAGGCAACTCCAACTGAGGAATCCCATAAGATCAGAATGAAAATGATGTAA